In Paraburkholderia flava, one genomic interval encodes:
- a CDS encoding cold-shock protein — METGIVKWFNDAKGFGFITSDAGGEDLFAHFSEIRSEGFKSLKENQRVSFEVKTGPKGKQAANIQPL; from the coding sequence ATGGAAACCGGTATCGTCAAATGGTTCAACGATGCTAAGGGCTTTGGCTTCATTACATCGGATGCAGGCGGCGAAGATCTGTTTGCGCATTTCTCGGAAATTCGCTCGGAAGGCTTTAAGTCGCTGAAGGAAAACCAGCGCGTCTCGTTCGAAGTCAAGACGGGCCCGAAAGGCAAGCAGGCTGCAAACATCCAGCCGCTGTAA